TTCTTGAATGAAACGCACCTTGGCACGAATCAAGTCTAAATGGCTGATAATCCATGCGTCATTAGCAATCTCTGCAGCATGAGGGCGGACCCGTTCTGAGAGTTCCTGTAGGATGCGAATCATCTCATAGCGTTCGTCTGCTCGCAGACTAGCGATTTCTTCGCTCAGCTTGACCACTTCACGGGGTTCGATATAGACGGTGTTTCCACTGGCAGAGATGTCATGGACAACACCCGCAATCTTGTTGCGGTAAGTGTTTTTCACGGGTAAGACTTGACGGCCATTTCGGCTAGCGATTATGCCTTCCGTCAACATTTGCACTTTTTGCTTGAGCAAGTCTTGCAAGACATTTCGAACTTGACTCTCGCTATCATGGATTTTCCGACGGATGCGTGCCAGTTCTTCGCTGGCAAAATTCTCGATAAATCCTGCATCATTTAGGGCTTGGAGACTTCCTTGCAAGTGTGGAAAATCATGTAGTTTTTCAAACCATCTCGCCAACTGCTCCAAACGTACATTTTCAAGATTGGCATAAAAACCTTGCAACTCTCTGCTAGCAAGCAAGACCCGTTTGAGGAGCAGGAACTCCTCAATATTGAGGTCCGCCCCCATCTCCAGACGCTTGCAGACAGCTGAAATCTCACGTGTCGCTAGGATGGTAAAGTGGGGTTGCTCCACAAATAGAGCTTGCATTTCCTCCATCTCTGTAAAGGCTTGCTTGATCTTATCAGTCTTGGCAGTCGGAGCCAAGCCTTTTAGCTCCTCTAGTCCTTGTTCTGTCAGGAGATGCGGTTCAAACAAGGCTTTGATTTTATTAAATTCTAAGGTTTCTAGTATTTTTGTATTCATATTTTTTCCTTGTATGCTGGTTTACAAGATTATAGCAACTAGAGGTTTTGACCTAGTCGTCCAATCTGTAAACAAAGGGCTAGGAAAAATCCCGCCCTTTTTATCCGATTAAATTTGTCACCCAAAGTTGTTTGATAAGGTTTGTCGTAAAAGGGACACTTTGGATGATATGTTTGGCTACTATACTTTTTTCGAGTGAATTTTGAATGACTGCCAGAGGCACTGTTGCAAGAATAGTCAGAGCCATTTGCAAGACAAATAAGGTTACCAATAGAGATAAGAGGCCTGATCCAATACGCAACCATTTGACATCGAGCTTTTTAGTTGGAATCAAGTGCAGGAACAAACCGACAAAACGTCCGATACTATAACAAATTCCGAAAACTAAAAGGTAGGCTAGGCCCGCATAAAAGACCTTGTCTAGCTGAAACAGCTGGTCTGAAGGGAAGAAAAAGGTTCCCTGTCCTTCCTGAGGATTGGCATAAGGGACAAGTAAGTGGAAGTGATCTCCCAGTGATTTATAAAACTGTCCCGCAACAAAGGCTGAAATCACTGCCACGAGGAAATAATAAACTTGCAGGACCAAACCTCTACGGTAGCCGATGTAAAAGCCCCAAGCAAGAACCAATAAGAGTATGATTGAAATCATAGGGAGTCCTCAATCTTGCTCTGTTCTTGTTTGACAGCAATTAACTTGTGGCGGAGTTCTAACAACTCTTGCTCCTTGTCATCAAATTCAATTTCACGGTTGAGTTGTGTAGACAGACAATTGACCGCCAAAAGAAGCGCAATGGTTTCATCATCCGCCCCAGGCATTTGTTCTTTAATTGCTTGGTATTTTTCAGTCGCAACCTTGGCAATTTCCTCCATAAAGAGGTTGTCATGCTCGGTTGTTAAGGTTAATGTCTTTTTTCCGAATGTAAACTTATATCGATTTAGATTTGCCATAAAATTCACCTCACGATATTATACCAAATTTCGCTAACTTTGTCAGTTTTTACCAATTCTCCTGCTTTTGTGGTACAATAGAGACTATGGCAAGTATCACACTCATACCAAGTGAACAGGAAATTCAGAGCTTTTTAAGTCAGTATCATAAGGCTCTCAGTCCTAGTAAAAATCCCTATATTCGCTATTTTTTGAGACTGCCTCAGGCAACGGTTTCCATCTATACTTCTGGAAAAGTCCTCCTGCAGGGCGAAGCTGCTGAGCAATACGCTAGTTTCTTTGGTTATCAAGTTCAACAAGAAAACAGTGGTCAAGATTTTCCTATGATTGGGACTGATGAGGTGGGAAATGGTTCCTACTTTGGTGGACTGGCTGTCGTGGCTTCCTTCGTGACACCTGACCAGCATAACTTCTTGCGAAAACTCGGTGTGGGGGATTCCAAGACTCTGACAGACCAAAAGATTCGTCAGATTGCCCCTATCCTTAAAGAAAAGGTCCAGCACCAAGCGCTCCTTCTTTCACCGAGCAAGTATAATGAAGTTATCGGAGAGCGTTACAATGCTGTTTCTGTAAAGGTTGCCCTTCACAACCAGGCTATCTTTCTCCTGCTTCAAAAAGGAGTCCAGCCAGAGAAAATCGTGATTGATGCTTTTACAAGCGCTAAAAACTATGACAAGTACTTGGCGCAAGAAGCCAACCGTTTTCCAAATAAGATCACTTTGGAAGAAAAAGCTGAGGGCAAATATCTGGCTGTTGCGGTTAGCTCCATCATTGCGCGTGATCTCTTCCTCGAAAACTTAGAAAATCTTGGACGAGAACTAGGCTATCAACTGCCAAGCGGCGCTGGAACTGCATCTGATAAGGTTGCTAGCAAAATCCTTCAAGCCTATGGTATGAAGGGACTTCATTTCTGCGCTAAACTGCATTTTAAAAACACTGAAAAAGCCAAAACACTTCTAGAAAGGTAAATTATGAATTCGTTTAAAACATTTCTAAAAGAATGGGGAGTTTTCTTCCTGATTATCGCACTGGTCGGTCTTAGCCGTATCTTTCTTTGGAGCAATGTCCGTGTAGAAGGACACTCTATGGACCCTACCCTAGCCGACGGAGAAGTTCTCTTCGTTGTTAAACACCTCCCAATTGACCGCTTCGACATCGTGGTTGCGCACGAGGAAGACGGAAATAAAGACATTGTCAAAAGGGTTATCGGTATGCCTGGTGATACCATCCGCTACGAAAATGACAAACTCTTTATCAACGGTGAAGAAACGAATGAACCTTACCTAGCTGAATACCTCAACTTGTTCAAAACAGAAAAGTTGCAAAACACCTATACTGGCAAAGGATTTGAAGGCAATAAGGGAGTTTACTTTAGAGAACTTGCTCAAAAAGCACAAGCCTTTACAGTCGATGTCAATTCCAATACCAGCTTCAGCTTTACTGTCCCTCAAGGTGAGTATCTTCTCCTTGGTGACGATCGTCTAGTCTCTAGCGACAGCCGCCATGTCGGTACCTTCAAGGCCAGCGATATCAAGGGTGAAGCAAAATTCCGTTTCTGGCCACTTAACCGTATCGGAACTTTTTAAGATAAGGAAGAGGCCGAGAATGCTAAGTCTCAGCCTCTTTTTCTATTGCGAGAAGAAGACCTTTTAGTCTCCTAGCTTGTTGAAAGAAGCTAAGGGTACAACTCTCACGAACTCATGTAAAGGAAACCTATGGAAGTTTATTTTTCAGGCACTATTGAACGGATTATTTTTGAAAATCCCAGTAATTTTTATCGCATTCTCCTCCTAGATATCGAAGATACCAATGCGGAGAACTTTGACGATTTTGAAATCATTGTTACAGGAACTATGGCGGACGTGATTGAGGGTGAAGACTACACTTTTTGGGGGCAAATCATTCAGCACTCCAAGTATGGAGAACAGCTACAGATCAGTCGTTATGAGCGAGCAAAACCAACTAGCAAGGGCCTCGTCAAGTACTTTTCTAGCAGTCATTTCAAGGGAATTGGTCTCAAAACTGCTCAGAAAATCGTCGATAGCTATGGTGAAAATACCATTGACGAAATTCTGGAACATCCTGAAAAGCTAGAAAGTATTGCAGGACTCTCTGCCAAAAACCGTGAGGCTTTTGTTTCCACCCTTCGTCTTAACTACGGAACCGAGATGGTCTTAGCTAAACTAGCTAACTACGGCATTCCCAATAAACTGGCCTTTCAGATTCAAGACTTTTACAAGGAAGAAACGCTGGATATTGTCGAAAACTATCCCTACCAACTGGTTGAAGATATCAAAGGATTGGGTTTTACCATTGCAGACCAATTGGCTGCCGAACTAGGCATCGAAAGTCAAGCTCCCGAGCGCTTCCGTGCTGGCCTTGTCCATAGTCTCTTTCAAGGTTGTATGGATACAGGCGATACCTATATGGAAGCCCGAGATTTGCTGGAACAAACCCTGACTCTCCTCGAGTCTTCCCGTCCTGTGGAACTAGACCCCAGTCAAGTAGCTCAGGAATTATCTCATTTGATCGAAGAAGACAAGGTTCAGCAGATTGATACCAAAATCTTTGATAACAGCCTCTTTTTCGCTGAAGAAGGCATTCGCAGTCACTTGGTTCGTATCCTTGAAAAAGGAAAGCAGAAGAGTCAGAACTTAGAAACCATTCACAAGTATATCGCTACTGTCGAGCAAGAACTGGGCATTCAGTACGATACCATTCAAAAACAGGCTATCTGCGACGCTATCCAGAACAAGGTCTTTATCCTGACAGGTGGGCCTGGTACAGGTAAGACGACTGTTATCAATGGAATTATCGCTGTTTATGCCCTTTTAGAAGGGCTTGATCTCAGGAAGAAAAGCAACCTGCCGATTCTTCTCGCTGCTCCAACTGGTCGAGCGGCTCGGCGCATGAATGAATTAACAGGTTTGCCTAGCGCGACCATACACCGTCATTTGGGGATGACAGGAGACGATGATACCAGTCATCTGGAAGATTATCTGGATGCCGACTTCATCATCGTGGATGAGTTTTCTATGGTGGACACTTGGCTAGCTAACCAACTCTTCTCCAACATCTCTTCTAACAGTAAAATTCTCATCGTGGGGGATAGCGATCAGCTACCTTCTGTTAGTCCCGGACAAGTCCTTGCTGACCTGCTCCAGATATCCCTGATTCCGCAGACCCGCTTGGAACGGATTTACCGTCAGAGCGAAGAATCAACTATCGTTACCTTGGCGAGTCAAATTCGACAAGGCATCTTGCCAGCTGACTTTACCCAGAAAAAGGCAGACCGCTCCTACTTTGAAATCGCTAGCGGTCATATCCCAGCTACGATTGAGAAAATTCTTGGTGCTGCCCTCAGAAGTGGCATTCCGGCTCGAGATATTCAGGTGCTAGCGCCTATGTATCGAGGTACTGCTGGTATTGACGCCATCAACCAACTCATGCAAGACCTGCTCAATCCTCAGCAAAAGGGGCAAGTTAGCTTTGAAGCCACTCAGTGTCACTATCGAACAGGGGACAAGGTTATTCACCTAGTCAACGACGCTGAAGTCAATGTCTTTAATGGAGACCTAGGCTACATCACAGACCTAATTCCTGGTAAATACACCGAGTCCAAACAAGACGAGATTGTCATTGATTTTGATGGCAATGAGGTCATCTACCCACGTAACGAATGGTACAAAATTCGACTAGCCTATGCCATGAGTATCCATAAGTCTCAGGGAAGTGAGTTTCCTGTTGTCATCCTGCCCATCACCAGTTCTAGCAAGCGCATGCTGGAGCGAAATCTCATCTACACAGCCATTACACGGGCCAAAAGCAAGCTCATCCTTCTCGGTGAATTACAGGCCTTTGACTATGCAGTCAAGCATATCGGGACTGCCCGCAAGACCTATCTGATTGAGCGTTTCAGTGATTTAATTGAAAATAATATTGAAGAAAGTAAACAAGCCTTCTCTGAAACTGCCACAGCAAGTGACTCTGAACAATCCTACATCCTCACCGAGGAAAACTGGTCTAGTATTCCCGCTATGATTGGAATTACAGATGCTGACTTAAAAGAGATTTTTGGAAAATAGTGCAACAGAAAGCCCACCTAGTCAGGTGGGCTTTTTCTCTTTTAAGATTATTTAACTGTTGCTGTGCTTGTGATCAATTCAACAGCTTTTTTGATAGTGATATCGTGTTTCAACATGTCAGCTGAAAGCAAGTTTTGTACTTGTGCAACTTCCATATTGTAGTCTGCTGCCAATTGCTCAATTTCTTTTTGGATTTCTTCTTCTGAAGCGTCAAATCCTTCAGCTTTGGCAACTGCTTCGATAACAAGGTTAGTCTTCGTACGTGACTCAGCTTCTGCTTCGTATTGTTTGTGAAGGTCTTCTTGAGTAGTTCCTGTGATTTGGAAGTACATGTCAGGGTTGATCCCTTGGCGTTGCAAGTTTCCAAGGAATTCATTTACTGAACGGTGAACTTCTTCGTGGATCATTTCTTCTGGAAGTTCTACGATTTCAGCGTTTTCTACAGCTTTATCAATTGCTGCACCTTCAACGGCATCTTTGTATGCTTCTTCTTTCGCAGCAGTCAATTCTTTGCGGTATTTTTCTTTCAA
This Streptococcus oralis DNA region includes the following protein-coding sequences:
- a CDS encoding CvpA family protein, producing the protein MISIILLLVLAWGFYIGYRRGLVLQVYYFLVAVISAFVAGQFYKSLGDHFHLLVPYANPQEGQGTFFFPSDQLFQLDKVFYAGLAYLLVFGICYSIGRFVGLFLHLIPTKKLDVKWLRIGSGLLSLLVTLFVLQMALTILATVPLAVIQNSLEKSIVAKHIIQSVPFTTNLIKQLWVTNLIG
- the zapA gene encoding cell division protein ZapA, encoding MANLNRYKFTFGKKTLTLTTEHDNLFMEEIAKVATEKYQAIKEQMPGADDETIALLLAVNCLSTQLNREIEFDDKEQELLELRHKLIAVKQEQSKIEDSL
- the rnhC gene encoding ribonuclease HIII is translated as MASITLIPSEQEIQSFLSQYHKALSPSKNPYIRYFLRLPQATVSIYTSGKVLLQGEAAEQYASFFGYQVQQENSGQDFPMIGTDEVGNGSYFGGLAVVASFVTPDQHNFLRKLGVGDSKTLTDQKIRQIAPILKEKVQHQALLLSPSKYNEVIGERYNAVSVKVALHNQAIFLLLQKGVQPEKIVIDAFTSAKNYDKYLAQEANRFPNKITLEEKAEGKYLAVAVSSIIARDLFLENLENLGRELGYQLPSGAGTASDKVASKILQAYGMKGLHFCAKLHFKNTEKAKTLLER
- the lepB gene encoding signal peptidase I, translated to MNSFKTFLKEWGVFFLIIALVGLSRIFLWSNVRVEGHSMDPTLADGEVLFVVKHLPIDRFDIVVAHEEDGNKDIVKRVIGMPGDTIRYENDKLFINGEETNEPYLAEYLNLFKTEKLQNTYTGKGFEGNKGVYFRELAQKAQAFTVDVNSNTSFSFTVPQGEYLLLGDDRLVSSDSRHVGTFKASDIKGEAKFRFWPLNRIGTF
- the recD2 gene encoding SF1B family DNA helicase RecD2, which codes for MEVYFSGTIERIIFENPSNFYRILLLDIEDTNAENFDDFEIIVTGTMADVIEGEDYTFWGQIIQHSKYGEQLQISRYERAKPTSKGLVKYFSSSHFKGIGLKTAQKIVDSYGENTIDEILEHPEKLESIAGLSAKNREAFVSTLRLNYGTEMVLAKLANYGIPNKLAFQIQDFYKEETLDIVENYPYQLVEDIKGLGFTIADQLAAELGIESQAPERFRAGLVHSLFQGCMDTGDTYMEARDLLEQTLTLLESSRPVELDPSQVAQELSHLIEEDKVQQIDTKIFDNSLFFAEEGIRSHLVRILEKGKQKSQNLETIHKYIATVEQELGIQYDTIQKQAICDAIQNKVFILTGGPGTGKTTVINGIIAVYALLEGLDLRKKSNLPILLAAPTGRAARRMNELTGLPSATIHRHLGMTGDDDTSHLEDYLDADFIIVDEFSMVDTWLANQLFSNISSNSKILIVGDSDQLPSVSPGQVLADLLQISLIPQTRLERIYRQSEESTIVTLASQIRQGILPADFTQKKADRSYFEIASGHIPATIEKILGAALRSGIPARDIQVLAPMYRGTAGIDAINQLMQDLLNPQQKGQVSFEATQCHYRTGDKVIHLVNDAEVNVFNGDLGYITDLIPGKYTESKQDEIVIDFDGNEVIYPRNEWYKIRLAYAMSIHKSQGSEFPVVILPITSSSKRMLERNLIYTAITRAKSKLILLGELQAFDYAVKHIGTARKTYLIERFSDLIENNIEESKQAFSETATASDSEQSYILTEENWSSIPAMIGITDADLKEIFGK